The segment AGGTATAAGTGTTTATCTTGTATTGATATTATATAAGTTGATTTGTAATCGGTAAAAAGAAAAAGTCCTTGAAACAGTTAATTTCAAGGACTTTGGCTTTCACGTTCATTATAGATGCAGCCTCAAAAGCCTTATTTTATCAAGGTTTGCGAGCCTGTTCAAAACACATTTTCTGTTTTGACTTTTCGCCTCAAAAATTCGAACCAACGACTAATATTTTCTTTCCAGCTATACACCTATTTGAATGCTTTTTATTTCAAAATTACTAATCAGCTTTCAATCCAAAATAACCCGACACGATCTGCACCATTGAGAAACACATCAGATTATGTTTACATTATACACCATAATCTTTATTTTGTCAAGTATTATTTTGAACTCACTGAAATTCGGGCGCTGATAATTTTTCTTTAATTCTTCCTGTCATGCCATTCATTCAATACCGTTTCGACTTGCTTTATCAACAATTCTTTATCCGGGATATATGAGATGTTGAAATTTGTCTTTTTAGTTCTTTGATAGACCATCCTGCTTTTTCAGCCTCTTTTTCGTAAAAGCTTCTTTTATCTTTATTGATATGCTTAAAAGTTCGCAATAATGAGACCAAGACAAAATGCCAGACAATGTCTGGCATTTTGAATCACTTCAATAAACTTCTATATAAGAACATCCTTCCAATTAGTCGGAAATCCCATAAGTTCCATTTTAACATTTGGATACTTATCGAGCAAAGTTTCAATTAGATCAATAAAATCATTCCAATGTCTATCCCTCGGAAGAATATTGCTTAAACACACCAATGTGGCAAATACTCTCACGCTGCTTATTCCCTGCTTTGTATACTGCTTATACAGCGCAGGTGTTTTTGAAAGATTTACATTATACAACCTTCCATAATGTGCGCATATATTTCTGACAAATGCTATATGCTCAATCCAGCTTTCAAGATATGTATATTTAACACCATATATCCGAGCTACCACTTTCTTGTCTTCCTGTTTCATATTTTTATAAAACTTAGACAAAGTTCCGAAACTGAACAATTCAATTAAGGCATACATCGGGATTTTATCCGTTTCATAGTTGTTTCTGAAATTCTTAACGAAAGCAGATTTGCTATTTCTATCGACCTCACTATTTATTTCTGCCAAGAAGTGACTATGATAATCTTCATTTTCAAAATTAGCAGCGTCCTCATATCCAAAGTTGCCGTATTTATACGAAAAATGGTTTGCAATTCGACATCTCAAATTTATTTCTACTTTTTCAATTTGAGCAAACAATGCCTGTCTGAAATTACAATTGAACAGATACAATTCCTTTATCATATCAAATGTAACTCCCTGATTGTAATTGTCATTTTTCTTTTTGAGTCCTATGCTATATGCTTTTATCAATCTGAAATAAGACACATCATTAAGAAATTCTTTAACTGCTTCCTCGTCATTTATAACAAGACCGAGTTCTTTTAGATTCTCAACCTGTTCATCTATAGTCATAGGGACTTGATGCTTTTTCAATTCCATCTTTTCACTTCCGTATAAATTAAATGACCCGACGTGGTCCGCATCGTTGAGAGGCGTGTCGGGTTCTGTTAATGTTATTATACTCATTTTTAATGGAAATGTCAATACTTTTCACGAAATTAGCATTAATTTTTTTAATCAAACAGGCAAATTTTATTCCCTCACATACTTTTATATTCTACTAAATAATTATT is part of the Qingrenia yutianensis genome and harbors:
- a CDS encoding Abi family protein, whose amino-acid sequence is MELKKHQVPMTIDEQVENLKELGLVINDEEAVKEFLNDVSYFRLIKAYSIGLKKKNDNYNQGVTFDMIKELYLFNCNFRQALFAQIEKVEINLRCRIANHFSYKYGNFGYEDAANFENEDYHSHFLAEINSEVDRNSKSAFVKNFRNNYETDKIPMYALIELFSFGTLSKFYKNMKQEDKKVVARIYGVKYTYLESWIEHIAFVRNICAHYGRLYNVNLSKTPALYKQYTKQGISSVRVFATLVCLSNILPRDRHWNDFIDLIETLLDKYPNVKMELMGFPTNWKDVLI